Genomic window (Juglans microcarpa x Juglans regia isolate MS1-56 chromosome 2S, Jm3101_v1.0, whole genome shotgun sequence):
GGACCCTATCACTAATAAATTCAAtaccaaatatttttctaattcattgttaacttatatactatatattgcactttttttttggCTCAGTTTTCGTTGCTTAATTAACTAAGTAATCAAAGTTGGCAATTTTTTAGTTGTCATTCTTAACCCTAATTCTCATTTGAATATAAGACATAGTGCTAACTAGCATGTCATTAGATTGTGTTTGTGTAATGATTGACTAAGTATAAAATCTTCGATGACAGAGATTTCAGTGTTGAtgaagtgaaatgtaataaCGTGATCTTTAAAGCTAAAAAACGTATGCATTAAGAGAGgacaatatacatatatatatatgtatattataatgACTTCACAATTCATATATATGCGATGCATGCGTCGTGAGATCGATGTTTGCCTCGCGAGCTAGCGGCCAAGGAGTTACAACAGTAGTTCAAGGTTAGTTGTAACTTGTCTATCTATAGTACTCTTTTCTGCAACGTTTTCTTATTAACAACTATTTGAGACTTGTCCGTCTTTCGAATATAGAATAATTATATCAAGTTAAGTAAAGGACACCATCCAAAAGAAATTTAGCACCAAATAGTTTCTAATTCATTGTTATTTTATGAACTATATATTgcacctttcttttttttttttttttgctcagtTTTCATTGCTTAATTAACTCAAGTAATTAAAGTTAGTAATTTCTTAATTGTCATTCTTAACCATAATTCTCATTTGAATGTAAGATATAGAGCTAACTAGCATGTCAATTGATTGTGTTTGTGTAATGATAGACCAAGTATAAAACCTTCGATGATAGAGATTTAAGTGTTAATGCAATTGAAATGTAATGACATGATCTTTAAAGCTAAAAAACTTATGCATGAagagaggatatatatatatatatatatatatatatatattataatgactTCACAATTCATATATGTGATGCATGTGTCGTGGGATTGATGTTTGCCTTGCGAGCTAGCGGTTGAGGAGTTACATCAATAGTTCAAGGTTAGTTGTAACTTGTCTCTTTATGGTACTCTTTTTCTGCAATTCTTACTGGCAACTATATGAGACTTGTCCGTCTTTTGAATATGGAATAATTATATCAAGTCAAGTAAATGACCCCCTCACTAATAAATTCAGCACCAAATATCTTCTAATTCATTGTTAGTTTATGTACTATATgttgtacttttttttctcaatttcccTTACTTAATTAACTCAAGTATTCAAAgttagtaatttttttgttgtcattCTTAACCCTAATTCTCATTTGAATATAAGATATAGAGCTAATTAGCATGTCATTCGATTGTGTTTATGTAATGATCGACTAAGTATAAAATCTTCGTTGATAGAGATTTAAGTGTTGATGCAATTAAAATGTAATGACAAGATCTTTACAGCTAAAAAACTTATGCATTAAGAGaggaaatttatatatatatatatatatatatatatattgtaatgacttcacaattcatatatatgtaaTGCATGTGTCGTCGGATCAATGTCTGCCTCGCCAGCTAGCTGCCGCGGAGTTACATTAGTAGTTCAAGATTAGTTGTAACTTATCACTCTATAGTAATTTTTTCTGCAATATTTTCTTATTGACAACTATATGAGACTTGTCCGTCTTTTGAATATGGAATAATTATATCATGCTATGTAAAGGATCCCATCACTAATAAATTTAGcaccaaatatttttctaattcatTATTggtttatatactatatattgcacttttattttttattttttttgctcaGTTTTTGTTTCTTAATTAACTCAAGTAGTCAAAGTTGGTAATTTTTTAGTTGTCATTCTTAACCCTAATTCTCATTTGAATATAAGACATAGTGCTAACTAGCATGTCTTTTGATTGTGTTTGTGTAATGATCGACCAAGTAAAAAATCTTCGATGACAGAGATTTCAATGTTGATGCAATTGAAATGTAATGACATGATCTTTAAAGCTAAAAAACGTATGCATTAAGAGaggacaatatatatatatatatatattataataacttcacaattcatatatatgtGATGCATGTGTCGTGAGATCGATGTTTGCCTTGCGAGCTAGGGGCCGAGGAGTTACAACAGTAGTTCAAGCTTTGTTGTAACTTGTCTCTCTatggtacttttttttacaattttttcttattgaCAACTATATGAGACTTGTCTGTCTTTCGAATATAGAATAATTATATCATGTCAAGTAAAAGATCCCATCACTAGTAAATTCAgcaccaaatattttctaattcattGTTAGTTTTTGTACTATATATTGcacttttttgtgtttttgctcAGTTTCCGTTGCTTAATTAACTCAAGAAATCAAAGTTGGTAATTTTAGTTGCCATTCTTAACCTAAATTCTCATTTGCATATAAGATATAGAGCTAACTAGATTGTCATTTTATTGTGTTTGTGTAATGTTCGATCAAGTATAAAATGTTCGACGACAGAGATTTAAGTATTGATGCAATTGAAATGTAATGACCTGATCTTTAAAGCTAAAAAGTTTAAGCATTAagagaggatatatatatatatattataatgactTCACAATTCAAATATATGTGATACATGTCTCGTGGGATTGATGTTTACCTCGCGAGCTAGAAGCCGAGGAGTTACATTAGTAGTTCAAGGTTAGTTGTAACTTGTCTCTCTATAGTACTCTTTTTCTGCAATGTTTTCTTATTGACATGTATATGAGAGTTGTCCGTCTTTCGAATATGGAATAATTATATCATGTTAAGTAAAGGACCCCATCACTAATAAATTCAgcaccaaatattttcaaattcattgTTAGTTTATGTACTATACATtgtactttctttctttctttttccttagtTTTCGTTGCATAATTAATTCAAGTAATCAAAGTTGGTAATTTTTTAGTTGTCATTCTTAATCCTAATTCTCATTTGAATATAAGATATAGAGCTAACTAGCATGTCATTGGATTGTGTTTGTGTAATGATCGACCAAGTATAAAATTATCGATGacatataatttaaatgtaatgacATGATCTTTAAAGCTAAAAAACTTAAGCATTAAgacaggatatatatatatatatatatatatatatatattataatgacttcacaattcatatatatgtGATGCATGTGTCATGGGATCGATGTTTGCCTCGTGAGCTAGCGGCCGAGGAGTTAGATTAGTAGTTCAAGGTTAGTTGTAACTTGTCTCTCTATAGTACTCTTTTTCTGCAATATTTTCTTACTGATAGCTATAAAAGACTTGTCTGTCTTTCAAATATGGAATTATTATATCATGTTAAGTACATGACCCCATCATTAATAAATTCAGcaccaaatattttattattcattgttAGTTTGTGTCCTATATAttgcacttcttttttttttttttttttgctcaattTCCGTTGCTTAATTAACTTAAATAATCAAAGCGAGTAATTTTTTAGTTGTCATTCTTAACCCTAATTCTCATTTGAATATAAGATATAGAGCTAATTAACTAGCATGTCATTGGATTGTGTTTGTGTAATGATCGACCAAGTATAAAATCTTCAATGACAGAGATTTGAGTGTTGATGCAATTGCAATGTAATGACATGATCTTTAAAGCTAAAAAACTTTTGCATTAAGAgaggacatatatatatatatatattgtaatgacttcacaattcatatatatgtGATGCATGTGTCGTGGGATCGATGTTTGCCTCGCAAGCTAGCGACCGAGGAGTTATATTAGTAGTTCAAGATTAGTTGTAACCTGTCTCTCTATTGTACTTTTTTCGACAATGTTTTCTTATTGACAACTCTATGAGACTTGTCCGTCTTTCGAATATGGAATAATTATATCATGTTAAGTAAAGGATCTCATCACTAATAAATTCAACacgaaatattttctaattcattgttagtttatgaacaatatattgtattttatttttatttttgctcaGTTTCCATTGCTTAATTCTCAAGTAATCAAAGTTCGTAATTTTTTAGTCGTCTTTCTTAACCCTAATTCTCATTTGAATATAAGATATAAAACTAACTAGCATGTCATTGGATTGTGTTTGTGTAATGATTGACCAAGTATAAAATCTTTGATGAGAGAAGTTTTAAGTGTTGATGCTATTGAAACGTCATTAAATGATCTTTAAACCTAAAAAACTTGTGCATGAAGAGaggatatgtgtgtgtgtgtgtgtgtgtgtgtgtgtgtgtattataaTGACTTCACAAGTCATATATATGTCATGCATGTGTCGTGGGATCGATGTTTGCCTTGCGAGCTAGCGGCCGAGGAGTTACATCAGTAGTTCAAGGTTAGTTGTAACTTGTCTATTTGtagtactctttttttttttgcaatgttTTCTTATTGACAATCATATGAGACTTGTTCATCTTTCGAATATGGAATAATTATATCATGTCAAGTAAAGGACCCCATCTCTAATAAATTCAgcaccaaatattttctaattcattgtttgtttacatactatatattgcacctttttttcttctttttttttctcaatttccgTGCTTAATAAACTCAAGTAATCAaagttggtaattttttaattataattcttAACCCTAATTCTCATTTGAATATAAGATATAGAGCTAACTAGCATGTCATTGGATTGTGTTTGTGTAATGATCGACCAAGTATAAAATCTTTGTTGACAGAGATTTAAGTATTGATGCAATTGAAATGTAATGACATTATCTTTAAGGCTAAAAATTTTAAGCATTAagagaggatatatatatatatatatatatatatatatatatatatatacactataatGACTTcacaattcatatatatgtGATGCATGTGTCGTGGGATCGATGTTTGCCTCCCGAGCTAGCGGCCAGGAGTTACATCAATAGTTCAAGGTTAGTTGTAACTTATCCCTCTATAGTATTCTTTTTCTGCAATGTTGTCTTATTGACAACTATAAAAGACTTTTCCGTCTTTCGAATGtggaataattttttcatgttaatTAGAAGACCCCATCACTAATAAATTCAacaccaaatattttctaattcattGTTAGTTTATGTACTATATATTgcactttttgttttctttagtttttgttGCTTAATTAACTTATGTAATCAaagttggtaattttttaattttcatttttaacccTAATTCTCATTTGAATATAAGATATAGAGCTAACTAGCATGTCATTGGATTTTGTTTGTGTAATGATCGACCAAGTATAAAATCTTCAATGACAGGGATTTAAGTGTTGATGCAATTGAAATGTAATGACATGATCTTTGAAGCTAAAAAACTTGTGCATTAAtagaggatatatatatatatatatatatatattataatgacttcacaatttatatatatgtgatgcATATGTTGTGGGATCGATGTTTGCCTCGCGAGCTAACGGGCGAGGAGTTACTTCAGTAGTTCAAGGTTAGTTGTAACTTGTCTCTCTACTTTTTCTGCAATGTTTTCTTATTGACAACTATATGAGACTTGCCCGTCTTTCGAATATGGAATAATTATATCATGTTATATAAATGACTCCTTCAATAATAAATTCAGcaccaaatattttataattcattgttagtttatatactatatattgcACCGATTCAGATATATGTGTAATTTTTTACGGTGGTTGTAAATGGTACAATGGGATCGATTGTACTGTAACAAGACATGCATGCAGTACCATTGTCATTAATTTGCCTGCAGAGAACCGTCACTTAAAAATAGGTGTACCTCAACTAcgaatttttggaaaatgaaagtgTCACGAATTGATTAATGTTGGAGAAGAGGCCGAAGAATGTGGGAAGAGAAAGCTAGAGAAGTAGCGGAGCTCTTCCCTTCACTCCAATGAGTGTAATCTGGAGAGTTTTGTCGTCAAGATCTTTTGGGGAGAGATGCATGCAGTTCAAAAAAACCTAGCTTTGTTCTCATGGTGTCAGTTTAGTACTAATTCCCCGCAGCTGTCGCTTTTAAGACAGCTAGTTAGCACTACGGACAAGGAAAAGTTCATGCCTTAAACAAATGACTTGAGCCAAAGTAGTTTAACCTAGCTAGAATTATAAGCAAGCAAACACAAAAAGTAGTTAGGTACTGATGATGTTAATAATTTATTGGGAGTTCTTGAGATCTTGGTGCATGGTAGGTAGTGATAAAATGgtcatttccttcttctttgagTTGTTATTAATTTCCAAGGGATAGATATTGTACATTCACCTGTAATTAAACCACATATATCTATGCAAATCATGTGTTTGAGCGTGTAAGTGTTGCAGTCACCCCGTAGAGAACACTAGATGGTAGATATCTGATCTAGTCCTAACaatttttgtgattaattttCAAAGCAGAAaagagcaaaaacaaaaaaaaaaaaaaaaaaaaacccacaaaaagGGAACAAAATTGCGCAATAAGATCTACTAATTATATATGGCAATACAGTAAACATTTAACATGTTATAATTCGATCCTCATGATCTTCTGCTCGGGGTGGCAACTGGCATCATCAGGGCCGCGGGATAATCATTTCCATGGTTTATCCGTGAATTTGTCAATGACTAGGCCGATATGAAGGGATTCTGGGGATGATTTATTTGTTCCAAAGGCCTTGGGGCGGCAAGCGTGAGCTCTAGATTAGGCAGTACTGCTGCATTGGGGGAACTGGGTTTTGCAGCATTTGACGTGTTCATTATCAGATGGGAGTTGATCAATCCATATAGCCAAACAGTTTCTTGGTTTTCTGACTTGAAATGTTCAGACCGAGAAAGGCCTAGTAGAGGATCAATAGTACTACCGGTATTGTGGTGAACTTTGCGCTCAAAAGCATATCGAGTAGAAACTGGAACTCTTTTCTTGGGATTACAACTTTCATTAGACTGGCCTGCCATGTTGCTGCTCCCAACCTGCAGCTATGTTcaatagaaaaggaaaacaaaacataGTCAATTTAAAAGGTTACAACTTTTTCTGTGACCACAAGATGTAAAAATCTAATGACGCAAGGAAAATCTTCTAAAGAGATCTGCACGTACCATGTCAAAGAGGCTGGAACGTCGCTTCTTCTTCCTGTCAAGGTTGCCTTGTCGTAGAAAATACTTCTGAGCATGACTAGCAACTTGGGTTGGAGTTCTTGTTGTCACATAGTTTCTAGAGATGCCTCTCCAATCACCCTTCCCTAGCTTCTCGAGCCCGATTAGAAATGTTCGGTGCTCCTCTTCTGTCCATGGAACTCCTAAAAATCCATAAGAATGCGGCGTATTTATTTGTAACATAGTGAAAAACAGAATTTTCTGCTTTATTGAAAGAATACTTTTGGTGCTGCtgaaaaaagtttaaaacaatAGAATAAAGATATGAATTCATTAGAAACTGACCCTTCTTCCTCTCTTGGGGCCGTACTCGGCCTGTTAGACCATCAGACAGATAACCAATcctagttttatcagaattttcGTCAGTGGAAATTCTGGATGGGGACAACGAAGAAGGTGGGGATGATAATGATGAGGGTGATGATGAGTACAAGCAATCCATGCTGGAACTTCTCTTCATGGCAACGGAAGATGAAGATAAGTCAAGTTGTACTCCAAAGAGCTTAAGACCACCAGCAAAAGTCCCTCTGTTAGATGTGCAGGTCCTTGAATTATGACCCTCGTTTCCACAATGTGAGCACTTTCTGCCCATTTTCACCCAGACAAGCTCAACCTCAGACTATCGACCGGCAAAACTCAACATGATGGGTGAGGTGGGGCTTATGAAAATGGGTGCACACGATCGATGAGATGgacatattttattgttggggtattttttttgtttttcaacttGGGttctaaacaaaaagaaatcataagaagttctctctctccctctcgttTAAGTGACCTCTAGAAAGCTTATCTTATACCGGTTTGTTTTGTCCTCTGGATTTAGGTAGGTacttgtctttattttttatatttacgtataaatgataatgatatttacaccagagagagagagagagagagagagagagagatgatccTCCAATAGTAGATAGATCGAGGAATTGAAAAGAAGGGAGAAATATCATAGAAAATGTAAACTTTAAAAAGTGATTTTGATCAACCAAAGCAAATTACATAGGAAATTTacaacaaccatatatatatatatatatatatatatatatatataaatccttATAGTCGGTCCGGCTggttttcaaacaaaaacagcCTGCCACTTATAAACTTACACGTAAGATTTCCACCATATCTTATAAACTTATACGTAAGATTTTCACCGTATCTATCCTAAACCatcaaatatcataaaaccaATTTGTTTGCAAAAATCACTCGCACCCCCCTTCGAATGAAATCCCTTGCACAGGCCTTCGTCCCTCGCACTCGCACCCGCACCCCCGATTCCTCTTCGCAACCCCGAATCGCACCTGCACTCCCGAATCACATCCCCTAGGTCGAAGCTCAACCCGAGCACCCCCTTCGTCGAATCACACCCGCACCCCCCATTCGCAACCCTGAATCGCATCCTCTAGGTCGAAGCTCAACGCAAAGGAAATCCCCACGAATTGGCGTCGGTCGTCCTCCACGCCTTCCGATGACTTCAACTATGATCGCCCCTAGTACACCTCCTACGCCGAGCCCTCTGCCGGTCGAaagattttggtttgattgtggattttggtttgattgggttttgatggagaggagatggagatgatCGACGGAGATGGGGGAGATCGGCGATAGAGATGCGTCGGACTGAGATGGTTGTGTCGGCATTAGCGTCGAACTAAGGGCAAAGAAACCAGCGAGGAAGAGAAGGCAGAGGATGGTGCTGAGGAACAGAAGGCTAGCACGTACGAGGTGATTGTCTGTAGTGGGGTGTATTTCTCTTAGAGTGTTTTATCTTACATGGCTTGAGATGAATGGAGGGCTATTTTTGTGGGAAAACCAACCTCACCGTTGTGAAACggttctcatatatatatatatatatatatatatatatatatatatatactctattataataagtggctatctaactatgaatagtaacttttgttgtttttccgTTAAGTCTATTAAgtcatgttttatcaaaagacCCTTAAAACTCTtaaccatttgacgtgtagtttctttgtagaatttaatgaaaaatattgttttaccaaaaggtccttaagaTCATTGACTATTTGACATATAGCTCacttatagaatttaatgaatgatcatgttttaccaaaagactCTTTAATAGACTCACGGTTACATACTTtatagaagtttttttttttaattttgatttttggtcttttttaattttgtattttcttttttcagacaAATAAGTTActgacttttttactttttattttatttaactcaatATGTCAGATGCACCTCGGGCCTAACGCCCTGGGCTGTTCCctaagatataaatatatatatatatatatatttatatatatatatatatttatatcgtTGTTATATAAGATACGAGAAGACCgatgaatatataataaattcgCTTTGAATTGAATTTCACAGTTCGTTGAACCAAAGACCGCGAGAAGTCAGGTTGATCTTTAATTAGTTGGTTGAGTCAATAAAAATCCTTAAAATGAAACGTACGTAGAAAACTACTCCTATGTTGTCGCaaagtttttcaaaagaaaatcttcaAAGCACAGATTGACAGCCACCGTTTCATGattgttgagaaataatctcatattgttGGCCGCTTATCGACAagattttgaatatgtttataaattAAGACTAAGCAATTTCTTCTTATTGAACTGATTTTATGAGATAAGAAGTTAGATCTATGAATTTCTTCAATGATCATCatggttgaattataatatatataaataaattataattattaagtaaagttAAGATCGGTACTGATCCATCATTTGGATGACGATCAACTTCATCTATcttcaaaagtaaaaaagaaaaataactagtTAAGACATCCCATCCGCTTTGGAAAATTGATTATCAGCTTTAAGATTTGTGTTTTTATCTGATCTTTTCGCTATCAAGATCTAAATTTTTGACTGCGTTGAAATTAAGGAACCAGCTTGGGGGCCACCTCgcatgtatatatgcatggagGGGGAGGATCCGTCCCTTCATTTCTAAGGCAGGGCGAAATTCcgccatttctttctttcttttctctctcagtAAATGTTGGTGGGACCGTGGGAAGGTCTTGAATCCTTATCGTTCCAAGTGTGTTGGAAAAACCATTTTGCTAAAAGAtaattaactataattattaGGGTGTATCCTTTgctttcattaatttctttctcGCCATATGGAATTCATTGAGATGCAAATACAAGGAAAGGTTTTgagtccatgcatgcatgtcatcattcggtgtgtgtgtgtgtctctctctctcactatatatatatatatatataaagttcaGATCCtaaatttcaaaaatgaaaaagtcgatctattatatatatttattcacatTTGCTATATATGATATACCACTAAATAAagaatgtatttaattttttttttttaaacttcttacCCGAATTTTAGGGTCTAGATCATTGTAAAAGAGATAGACACATGCACAAAATAGATCTC
Coding sequences:
- the LOC121251507 gene encoding transcription factor KUA1-like isoform X2, yielding MGRKCSHCGNEGHNSRTCTSNRGTFAGGLKLFGVQLDLSSSSVAMKRSSSMDCLYSSSPSSLSSPPSSLSPSRISTDENSDKTRIGYLSDGLTGRVRPQERKKGVPWTEEEHRTFLIGLEKLGKGDWRGISRNYVTTRTPTQVASHAQKYFLRQGNLDRKKKRRSSLFDMVGSSNMAGQSNESCNPKKRVPVSTRYAFERKVHHNTGSTIDPLLGLSRSEHFKSENQETVWLYGLINSHLIMNTSNAAKPSSPNAAVLPNLELTLAAPRPLEQINHPQNPFISA
- the LOC121251507 gene encoding transcription factor KUA1-like isoform X1, yielding MGRKCSHCGNEGHNSRTCTSNRGTFAGGLKLFGVQLDLSSSSVAMKRSSSMDCLYSSSPSSLSSPPSSLSPSRISTDENSDKTRIGYLSDGLTGRVRPQERKKGVPWTEEEHRTFLIGLEKLGKGDWRGISRNYVTTRTPTQVASHAQKYFLRQGNLDRKKKRRSSLFDMLQVGSSNMAGQSNESCNPKKRVPVSTRYAFERKVHHNTGSTIDPLLGLSRSEHFKSENQETVWLYGLINSHLIMNTSNAAKPSSPNAAVLPNLELTLAAPRPLEQINHPQNPFISA